In a single window of the Pelagibacterium sp. 26DY04 genome:
- a CDS encoding dihydroorotate dehydrogenase, translated as MVDLAVDMGRGLVLANPVMPASGTFAEGLAKVVDLNGIGALVTKTITAELRGGNPVPRVSEVANGMLNSIGIPSKGIDHFLDETLPFYRQFSSPLIVSISAPTVDDFARAAERLNVEGVAGIEANISCPNIEEDGKAFAMRPGTTEQAVSAMRKVTELPLWAKLTPNTGDIAAVARAAEAAGADGLVVGNTILAMSVDIETMRPTLGNVMGGLSGPAVKPIMLRMTYQCARAVDIPVIGCGGIASANDAVEYLLAGARAVQVGTATFIKPGTMDEVIAGIAAYCRRKGFNRVVEMIGALNAEMMAPDVMEAAQ; from the coding sequence ATGGTAGATCTCGCCGTCGACATGGGCCGTGGGCTGGTGCTGGCCAATCCGGTGATGCCCGCTTCGGGAACCTTCGCCGAGGGGCTGGCCAAGGTGGTCGACCTCAACGGGATCGGCGCACTGGTCACCAAGACGATCACCGCCGAGCTGCGCGGAGGCAATCCGGTGCCGCGCGTTTCCGAAGTCGCCAACGGGATGCTCAATTCGATCGGCATTCCTTCCAAGGGCATCGATCATTTTCTCGATGAGACCCTGCCCTTCTATCGGCAATTCTCCAGCCCGCTGATCGTTTCGATTTCGGCGCCGACGGTGGATGACTTCGCGCGGGCGGCCGAGCGCCTCAATGTCGAGGGCGTTGCGGGTATCGAAGCCAATATTTCGTGCCCCAATATCGAAGAGGACGGTAAGGCGTTCGCCATGCGACCCGGCACGACCGAGCAGGCGGTTTCCGCCATGCGCAAGGTGACCGAATTGCCGCTCTGGGCCAAGCTCACGCCCAACACGGGCGACATTGCCGCCGTGGCGCGCGCGGCCGAGGCGGCCGGGGCGGATGGCCTGGTGGTAGGCAATACGATCCTGGCGATGAGCGTGGACATCGAAACCATGCGGCCGACGCTGGGCAATGTGATGGGGGGCCTGTCAGGCCCGGCGGTCAAGCCGATCATGCTGCGCATGACGTATCAATGCGCGCGGGCTGTGGACATTCCAGTGATCGGCTGTGGCGGGATCGCCAGCGCCAATGATGCCGTGGAATACCTGCTGGCCGGGGCGCGCGCCGTTCAGGTCGGGACGGCGACCTTTATCAAGCCGGGAACCATGGACGAGGTGATCGCCGGGATTGCCGCCTATTGCCGGCGCAAGGGGTTCAACCGCGTGGTCGAGATGATCGGGGCGCTCAACGCCGAGATGATGGCGCCCGACGTGATGGAGGCGGCGCAATGA
- a CDS encoding dihydroorotate dehydrogenase electron transfer subunit, whose protein sequence is MRQHSFADVPPVADAFSAQVADTAARVVANDWVNAEYKLIVLDAPGLAATAEAGQFFNIECPVVGEDKPFFRRPMSTYAADSVSGRVAFLYKVAGAGTRGLAALEAGETTRILGPLGVGFTLPEDIGSIVVLGRGVGLATLAPLAEMARERGVAVTAIVSARGPEQVLSVERFRNAGAQVEIVLDSDGTSDIANVEAILRRLHAEGRADGFYTCGSNRLMLLMQNLAAELGIYGEVAMEQQMACGLGMCFCCVRNFNVEGEIVSKRVCWDGPVFPLAEATSW, encoded by the coding sequence ATGAGACAGCACAGTTTTGCCGACGTTCCGCCGGTTGCGGACGCCTTTTCAGCCCAGGTCGCCGACACCGCCGCGCGGGTGGTCGCCAACGACTGGGTGAACGCCGAATACAAGCTTATCGTCCTCGATGCGCCGGGGCTGGCCGCGACGGCTGAGGCCGGGCAGTTTTTCAACATCGAATGCCCGGTGGTGGGCGAGGACAAGCCGTTCTTCCGCCGGCCGATGAGCACCTATGCAGCCGACTCGGTGAGCGGGCGAGTGGCATTTCTCTATAAGGTGGCCGGTGCCGGAACGCGGGGGTTGGCAGCGTTGGAGGCCGGTGAAACGACACGCATTCTCGGCCCCCTTGGGGTCGGCTTCACCTTGCCCGAGGACATCGGGTCCATTGTCGTGCTGGGTCGCGGGGTTGGCTTGGCGACACTCGCGCCTCTGGCGGAAATGGCGCGCGAGCGCGGGGTGGCGGTTACGGCCATCGTCAGCGCACGCGGCCCTGAGCAGGTGCTCTCGGTCGAGCGCTTCCGCAATGCGGGAGCCCAGGTGGAAATCGTGCTCGACAGCGACGGGACGAGCGACATCGCCAATGTGGAAGCCATTTTGCGGCGGCTGCATGCCGAGGGGCGAGCCGATGGGTTCTATACCTGCGGCTCGAACCGGCTGATGCTTTTGATGCAGAATCTGGCGGCTGAACTGGGCATCTATGGCGAGGTGGCCATGGAGCAGCAGATGGCCTGCGGATTGGGCATGTGCTTTTGCTGCGTCCGCAATTTCAATGTCGAAGGCGAGATCGTTTCCAAGCGCGTCTGCTGGGACGGACCGGTGTTTCCGCTGGCGGAGGCGACCTCATGGTAG
- a CDS encoding helix-turn-helix transcriptional regulator gives MPNQFEEIGSRLRAYRMGKNLSADDIAAHLGISRAAVYRLEKGEIVKIQILESISKFLDVSLPSLLGVGVEYYSNALSFFERMRQLEEKSLHLLGNFSPVSSLLLSPDYMNYLRLMLIEAISGTVADREAEIARIDKILDLLRERRASVIRRRVPVVSIVGSQDIERFLLLGMVGRFDLPPEVVAERRAAARAEIERLCETMERQPIGTQIGIVDGQPPSQTFQIYEREDDSAVTLSPYRLGDQPNISSGIAIVTSAPEAVRHFKETLDAQWALARKGVDGAEMLRRILDRTGSIAA, from the coding sequence ATGCCGAACCAATTCGAGGAAATCGGAAGCCGCTTGCGGGCCTATCGCATGGGCAAAAACCTAAGCGCCGACGATATCGCAGCCCATCTGGGCATATCCCGGGCGGCGGTCTATCGCCTGGAGAAGGGCGAGATCGTCAAGATCCAGATTCTCGAGTCGATTTCCAAATTTTTGGACGTTTCCCTGCCCTCCCTGCTCGGCGTGGGCGTCGAGTATTACAGCAATGCCTTGTCGTTTTTTGAACGAATGCGGCAACTCGAGGAAAAATCGCTGCACCTGTTGGGCAATTTTTCGCCGGTGTCCTCATTGCTGCTGTCCCCTGATTATATGAATTATCTGCGGCTGATGCTGATCGAGGCGATTTCGGGCACGGTGGCCGACCGCGAGGCCGAGATCGCGAGAATCGACAAGATTCTCGATCTGCTCAGAGAACGTCGCGCGAGCGTGATTCGTCGGCGGGTCCCCGTGGTTTCGATCGTGGGCAGCCAGGATATCGAACGCTTCCTGCTGCTCGGCATGGTGGGGCGGTTCGACCTGCCGCCCGAAGTGGTCGCCGAACGGCGGGCGGCGGCCCGCGCCGAGATCGAGCGGCTGTGCGAAACCATGGAGCGCCAGCCGATCGGAACCCAGATCGGCATCGTCGACGGACAACCTCCAAGCCAGACCTTCCAGATCTATGAGCGCGAAGACGATTCAGCGGTGACACTCTCGCCCTACCGGCTGGGGGACCAGCCCAATATCTCCTCCGGGATCGCCATCGTCACATCGGCACCCGAAGCAGTACGGCACTTCAAGGAAACGCTCGACGCACAATGGGCATTGGCGAGAAAAGGCGTGGACGGAGCGGAGATGCTGCGGCGTATTCTTGACCGGACCGGAAGCATTGCCGCCTGA
- a CDS encoding ABC transporter ATP-binding protein produces MSAPAPLLKIEDLSKLYPVKSGAFSRSRETVKAVQDFSLDIDKGEVIGLVGESGSGKTTLGRSILRLIEPTSGAVRFDGVDITKLGPREMREYRRRMQIIFQDPFGSLNPRFTAEQIIGEAIDTHRLARNKGERRARIVDLLEKTGLSSSHLTRYPHEFSGGQRQRIGIARALAVGPQFIVADEPVSALDVSVQAQVLNLLQDLKRDLDLTMLMVAHDLGVVEYVSDRVVVMYLGRIMEVAPARKLYANPMHPYTRALLSAVPVPDPTKRRTRTILRGEIPSPIHPPSGCVFRTRCPLAIDECAKVVPPLEAVSEGHLKACIRT; encoded by the coding sequence ATGAGCGCCCCTGCCCCGCTTCTAAAAATCGAAGACCTTTCCAAGCTCTATCCGGTCAAGTCGGGGGCGTTCTCGCGCAGCCGGGAGACCGTCAAGGCGGTTCAGGATTTCAGCCTCGATATCGACAAGGGCGAGGTGATCGGGCTGGTGGGGGAATCGGGCTCGGGCAAGACCACGCTTGGCCGATCCATCCTGCGGCTGATCGAGCCGACATCTGGCGCCGTGCGGTTCGATGGCGTGGACATCACCAAGCTCGGGCCGCGCGAGATGCGGGAGTACCGGCGCAGGATGCAGATCATTTTCCAGGACCCGTTCGGAAGCCTCAACCCGCGCTTTACGGCCGAGCAGATCATAGGCGAAGCCATCGACACGCACAGGTTGGCCCGGAACAAGGGCGAGCGGCGGGCGCGGATCGTGGATCTGCTGGAGAAGACGGGACTCAGTTCCAGCCATCTGACGCGTTATCCGCACGAGTTCTCGGGCGGACAGCGCCAGCGCATCGGTATCGCGCGAGCACTGGCGGTGGGACCGCAGTTTATCGTGGCGGACGAGCCGGTTTCAGCGCTGGACGTGTCGGTGCAGGCGCAGGTGCTCAACCTGCTGCAGGATCTAAAGCGCGATCTCGACCTCACCATGTTGATGGTGGCGCACGATCTGGGCGTTGTGGAATACGTGTCGGACCGGGTGGTGGTGATGTATCTGGGGCGGATCATGGAGGTGGCGCCGGCGCGCAAGCTTTACGCCAATCCGATGCATCCCTATACGCGGGCACTGCTTTCAGCGGTGCCGGTGCCTGATCCCACCAAACGCCGGACGCGCACGATCCTGCGAGGGGAAATTCCGAGCCCTATCCACCCGCCGTCCGGGTGCGTATTCCGCACGCGATGTCCGCTGGCTATCGATGAATGCGCCAAGGTCGTCCCGCCGCTCGAGGCGGTGAGCGAGGGGCATTTGAAGGCCTGTATCAGGACTTAG
- a CDS encoding ABC transporter ATP-binding protein has product MIDDEQLLSIRDLRTYFDADGETVRAVDGLSLDVGYGETVAIVGESGSGKSVTSLSIMRLLDQASRIASGSIVFEGSDLLAKSADEMRAIRGNEISMIFQEPMTSLNPVYTVGEQIAEAVRLHQRLSPERALDRAAEMLDLVGISEPRKRLGSFPHEMSGGMRQRVMIAIALSCNPKLLIADEPTTALDVTIQAQILDLMQTLQKQVGMSILFITHDLGVVAEIADKVVVMYAGRAVEDGPVEEIFAHPRMPYTAGLLRSVPRVDRAAEHQERLYAIPGNIPAPTNLPEGCSFHPRCDYCQPRCVAALPPLETVNAQHRARCVRWRELDLRQEVPA; this is encoded by the coding sequence ATGATTGACGACGAACAGCTCCTCTCGATCCGGGATCTTCGGACCTATTTCGACGCCGATGGGGAGACGGTGCGGGCCGTCGACGGGCTGAGCCTTGACGTGGGTTATGGGGAAACGGTCGCGATTGTCGGCGAATCCGGTTCGGGCAAGTCGGTGACTAGTCTTTCCATCATGCGCCTGCTCGATCAGGCGAGCCGGATCGCTAGCGGCAGCATCGTTTTCGAAGGCTCGGACCTGCTGGCCAAATCTGCCGACGAGATGCGGGCGATCCGTGGCAACGAGATCTCGATGATCTTTCAGGAGCCGATGACAAGTCTCAATCCGGTCTATACGGTGGGCGAACAGATCGCCGAGGCGGTGCGGCTGCATCAACGGCTTTCTCCCGAAAGGGCGCTGGACAGGGCGGCGGAAATGCTCGACCTGGTGGGGATATCCGAACCGCGCAAGCGGCTGGGGTCATTTCCGCACGAGATGTCGGGCGGCATGCGGCAGCGCGTGATGATCGCCATCGCGCTCTCGTGCAATCCCAAGCTGCTGATCGCCGACGAGCCGACGACGGCGCTGGACGTGACCATCCAGGCGCAGATCCTCGACCTGATGCAGACTCTGCAAAAGCAGGTGGGAATGTCGATCCTGTTCATTACCCACGATCTGGGGGTGGTGGCCGAAATCGCCGACAAGGTGGTGGTGATGTATGCGGGACGTGCGGTGGAAGACGGGCCGGTGGAGGAAATTTTCGCCCACCCGCGCATGCCTTATACCGCCGGGCTGCTGCGCTCCGTGCCACGGGTCGACCGGGCTGCCGAACATCAAGAGCGGCTCTATGCCATCCCCGGCAACATACCGGCGCCGACCAATCTGCCCGAGGGGTGCAGTTTCCATCCGCGGTGCGATTATTGCCAGCCGCGCTGCGTTGCGGCATTGCCGCCGCTGGAAACGGTCAACGCGCAGCATCGGGCCAGATGCGTACGCTGGCGCGAACTCGATTTGCGCCAGGAGGTCCCGGCATGA
- a CDS encoding enolase C-terminal domain-like protein produces MHIRSVAVAIAELANQTLKTSYGSNVSIRRHIFVAVTAEDGTVGYGEGSPLPHFSGERAEEMKSVIEAVFAPALIGLEVFETERAQLALETALPHHHASKAALMNALVDLQGKLAGLPAAALLGGAVSKRIPVGGAVGIEDREAVAARVRELWAQGTRTFKFKIGADVGRDIDVIRMLRGEFPESLEIRADANAGFTFPEAQQFLRAVADCRLQYLEQPLKPHDRKGLARLREFGTRIAADESLFGLEDAFELAAERAVDVFIVKLIKLGGLHQARKVVALAEAAGIACVAVSPYETALGVAANLHLTATSTAFPFAAELGVGVSSVALEGSDGIVVEDGFALLPEGTGLGIGLPAALFDAAPPQRGAVA; encoded by the coding sequence ATGCATATCCGTTCCGTCGCGGTTGCGATTGCCGAATTGGCCAACCAGACGCTCAAGACATCATATGGGTCGAACGTTTCGATCCGCCGCCATATCTTCGTTGCGGTGACCGCCGAGGACGGAACCGTCGGTTATGGGGAGGGCTCTCCCCTGCCCCATTTCAGCGGCGAGCGCGCCGAGGAGATGAAAAGCGTCATCGAAGCGGTGTTCGCGCCAGCGCTGATCGGGCTGGAGGTGTTCGAAACCGAGCGGGCGCAATTGGCGCTGGAAACAGCGCTGCCGCACCATCATGCGTCCAAGGCGGCGCTGATGAATGCGCTGGTCGACCTGCAAGGCAAGCTGGCCGGCCTGCCGGCGGCGGCATTGCTGGGCGGCGCGGTTTCCAAGCGCATTCCGGTGGGCGGGGCCGTCGGCATCGAGGACCGGGAGGCGGTTGCCGCGCGGGTGCGGGAGTTGTGGGCGCAGGGGACCAGGACGTTCAAGTTCAAGATCGGCGCCGATGTTGGCCGAGACATCGACGTGATCCGCATGCTGCGGGGGGAGTTTCCCGAGAGCCTGGAAATCCGGGCCGACGCCAATGCGGGGTTCACCTTTCCCGAGGCGCAGCAATTCCTCCGCGCCGTGGCCGATTGCCGGCTGCAATATCTCGAGCAGCCCTTAAAGCCCCATGACCGCAAGGGATTGGCGCGGCTGCGCGAGTTCGGGACGAGGATCGCGGCTGACGAGAGTCTGTTCGGGCTCGAGGACGCCTTCGAGTTGGCGGCGGAACGAGCGGTGGATGTGTTCATCGTCAAGCTGATCAAGCTGGGCGGGCTGCATCAGGCGCGCAAGGTGGTGGCGCTGGCCGAGGCGGCGGGGATCGCCTGCGTGGCGGTGAGCCCATATGAAACGGCGTTGGGCGTGGCGGCGAACTTGCACTTGACGGCGACATCGACGGCTTTCCCGTTTGCGGCGGAGCTTGGCGTGGGCGTTTCTTCGGTGGCGCTGGAAGGGAGCGACGGGATCGTCGTCGAGGATGGTTTCGCGCTGCTGCCCGAGGGAACGGGCCTGGGCATTGGCCTGCCCGCCGCATTGTTCGATGCCGCGCCACCTCAACGCGGGGCGGTTGCATGA
- a CDS encoding aspartate/glutamate racemase family protein: protein MRICFLGTNERLEYLKGHASPGVELDNMADYVGKASRPSSIESRMEEIELAQWVIERSMEAERRGFDAVITGCFADPGVDAARERVRIPVIAPGETALLTARMLAHHFSVITPLTQTIPIAREQVHKVGIERFVASIRPFGVAVEKIRDRDPETIDKLIALGRRCVERDGAEAIVFACASMSLLTDIVQPEIGVPCVNSVRLSLRAAEMLVGAGLTHSPVTFPVPVKLDHQA from the coding sequence ATGCGTATCTGCTTTCTGGGCACCAACGAACGGCTCGAATATCTTAAAGGACATGCGAGCCCCGGCGTCGAACTCGACAATATGGCCGACTATGTGGGCAAAGCTTCCCGCCCCTCCTCGATCGAGAGCCGCATGGAAGAGATCGAGTTGGCCCAATGGGTGATCGAGAGGTCGATGGAGGCCGAGCGGCGGGGTTTCGATGCTGTGATTACCGGCTGTTTTGCCGATCCGGGCGTGGACGCGGCGCGGGAGCGAGTGCGCATCCCGGTAATCGCGCCCGGAGAGACGGCGCTTTTGACGGCGCGGATGCTGGCGCACCATTTCTCGGTGATCACGCCGCTGACCCAGACAATACCCATTGCGCGCGAGCAGGTGCACAAGGTGGGGATCGAGCGGTTCGTCGCCTCGATCCGTCCGTTCGGCGTGGCGGTGGAGAAAATCCGCGACCGCGATCCCGAAACGATCGACAAGCTGATCGCGCTGGGGCGCCGTTGCGTGGAGCGGGATGGCGCGGAAGCCATAGTCTTTGCGTGCGCGAGCATGTCGCTGCTCACCGATATCGTGCAGCCGGAGATCGGGGTGCCTTGCGTCAATTCCGTACGCCTGTCGCTGCGGGCGGCCGAGATGCTGGTGGGAGCCGGGCTGACTCATAGCCCGGTGACCTTCCCTGTCCCCGTCAAACTCGATCACCAGGCCTAG
- a CDS encoding ABC transporter permease encodes MSAIDKPSTAVAKRSTSPLARSWRSFWHRPGTVISVAVLALLTLAAVFAPWVAPYEPAELDMFNMLAGPSATHWLGTDENGRDILSRLIYGGQASLSVGLASVVGAVIIGATLGGLAGFLGGWVDSVISRFIDGMLSIPMFFFLLTTLSLFGSSLTNLILVIAATTWMPVARIVRGEITANREHQYVEAATALGVPRLTILFRHVLPQSTPSIIVAATLGIAEAIIVESALSYLGFGVRPPTPSWGNMLADARGYIFQNPAMTVYPGALIFICVLAFNTIGDALRDATDPRK; translated from the coding sequence GTGTCAGCTATCGATAAACCTTCCACCGCTGTCGCCAAGCGCTCGACCTCGCCGCTGGCCAGGAGCTGGCGCAGCTTCTGGCACCGACCGGGCACCGTGATTTCGGTGGCGGTGCTTGCGCTATTGACGCTGGCGGCGGTCTTCGCGCCGTGGGTTGCGCCGTATGAACCGGCCGAACTCGACATGTTCAACATGCTCGCCGGACCCTCGGCCACGCACTGGCTGGGGACGGACGAAAATGGCCGCGATATCCTCTCTCGCCTGATCTATGGCGGGCAGGCCTCGCTCTCGGTGGGGCTGGCGAGCGTGGTGGGCGCGGTGATCATCGGGGCGACGCTGGGCGGGCTGGCGGGCTTTCTCGGCGGCTGGGTGGATTCGGTGATCAGCCGGTTCATCGACGGCATGCTGTCGATCCCGATGTTCTTTTTCCTGCTTACTACGCTGTCGCTGTTCGGATCGTCGCTCACCAATCTGATCCTTGTGATCGCGGCGACCACATGGATGCCGGTGGCGCGGATCGTGCGCGGAGAAATCACCGCCAATCGCGAGCATCAGTACGTAGAAGCTGCCACCGCGCTTGGTGTGCCCAGGCTGACGATCCTGTTCCGCCATGTGCTGCCGCAATCGACGCCATCGATCATCGTGGCGGCGACGCTGGGGATTGCCGAAGCGATCATCGTGGAATCGGCGCTCTCCTATCTCGGATTCGGCGTGCGTCCGCCCACCCCTTCCTGGGGCAACATGCTGGCGGATGCGCGCGGCTACATTTTCCAGAATCCGGCCATGACCGTCTATCCCGGTGCGCTGATCTTCATCTGCGTGCTGGCCTTCAACACCATCGGCGACGCCCTGCGCGACGCGACCGACCCTCGCAAATAG
- a CDS encoding ABC transporter permease, with protein sequence MGRYAIRRILEATALILVITMATFALISSAPGGPSILLDPNMTPEDTERLRTLYGLDRPIHEQYFRWLWQVLQGNLGFSLGVGRPVAELIAGALPATLLLSGLALLVAVLVAVPLGIVAAVRRNSWIDRTLTTVSFFGLSLPVFWYGLMLIIIFAVILRWLPAGGMFTPGNGSPLDLLLHLILPVIALSTSLMAELVRYTRSAMIGVLRQDYVRTARAKGVAENVVITRHAFRTAMIPVVTLLGLLIPRLIGGAAVTETVFTWPGMGRLAVSAAFNQDFPTIMGITLVISVTVVLSNLIVDLLYAKLDPRVSYR encoded by the coding sequence GTGGGCAGGTACGCCATCCGCAGAATACTGGAAGCGACGGCTCTGATCCTGGTGATCACCATGGCCACGTTCGCGCTCATCAGCTCGGCCCCCGGTGGGCCGAGCATCCTTCTCGATCCCAACATGACGCCCGAGGACACGGAACGGCTTCGGACGCTCTACGGGCTGGATCGCCCGATCCACGAGCAGTACTTTCGCTGGCTGTGGCAGGTGCTGCAAGGAAATCTGGGCTTTTCTCTGGGGGTGGGCCGGCCGGTGGCCGAACTCATCGCCGGGGCGTTGCCCGCCACGTTGCTGCTTTCGGGGCTGGCTCTTCTGGTTGCCGTGCTGGTCGCCGTTCCCCTCGGCATCGTGGCGGCCGTCCGGCGCAATAGCTGGATCGACCGGACGCTCACGACCGTCAGCTTTTTTGGGCTATCGCTGCCCGTGTTCTGGTACGGGCTGATGCTCATCATCATTTTCGCGGTGATCCTGCGATGGCTGCCGGCGGGCGGCATGTTCACGCCCGGCAATGGATCGCCGCTCGACCTGCTGCTCCATCTCATTTTGCCGGTGATCGCGCTCTCAACTTCACTGATGGCAGAGCTGGTGCGCTATACGCGCTCGGCCATGATCGGCGTACTGCGCCAGGATTATGTGCGCACCGCGCGCGCCAAGGGGGTCGCCGAAAACGTGGTGATCACCCGGCACGCGTTCCGCACGGCGATGATCCCGGTGGTGACGCTGTTGGGGCTGCTCATTCCGCGATTGATCGGCGGGGCGGCGGTGACCGAGACGGTATTCACCTGGCCGGGCATGGGGCGGCTGGCCGTTTCGGCGGCGTTCAATCAGGACTTCCCCACCATCATGGGCATCACGCTGGTGATTTCGGTGACCGTTGTCCTTTCCAACCTCATCGTCGACCTCCTCTACGCAAAGTTGGATCCCCGTGTCAGCTATCGATAA
- a CDS encoding ABC transporter substrate-binding protein, whose amino-acid sequence MLRLAAGLAALAMLLPGAMPAQAQTTGGTFSLPINDDPQIWPVAGGLYNILVNKVVYSGLVRYDLETLEPVGDLAESWEVSEDGLTYTFTLRDNVLWHDGEPFNADDVVFTINEIWTNEEVPYYLANNFRLIEEATRVNDFTVEVSLSQPQPSLPVLMGYNAAVLPEHLLSELTPEQLVNPTEFLQNPVGTGPFKFVEYSPGAYVQLARNEDYFDGVPHLDAMTFRIVPDANAQLALLQSGEVDLVVIEPFQLEAIENNPNVQIQSVPVNRHEFVAINNGVEALSDVNVRKALTMGLDRETLLQAVFAGRGTVATGPFTPAVGWAYDTSIEPLPYDPEAAAALLDEAGWVLGGDGIRAKDGVPLSFTLLYDPSNPTRARTALVAQQQWGALGIQIGFETSEYRAIVERIRQSPPDYELNPNYLIAPPDPDGIANYYLSDSLANSWAYNNPEVDALLNEGATTGDQAARAEIYKQVQAIMHEDQPNVFTVYPDEIQALSAAVERFPEAGYRDALGWAHLISKSQ is encoded by the coding sequence ATGCTCAGACTCGCCGCAGGACTTGCGGCCCTGGCCATGCTTCTGCCGGGTGCCATGCCCGCACAGGCTCAGACGACGGGCGGCACGTTCAGCCTGCCCATCAATGATGACCCGCAGATCTGGCCGGTTGCCGGCGGTCTCTACAACATCCTCGTCAACAAGGTCGTCTATAGCGGGCTGGTACGCTATGACCTCGAAACGCTCGAGCCGGTCGGCGATCTCGCCGAGAGCTGGGAGGTTTCCGAGGACGGGCTGACCTATACCTTCACGCTGCGCGACAATGTGCTCTGGCACGATGGCGAGCCGTTCAACGCCGATGACGTGGTCTTCACGATCAACGAAATCTGGACCAATGAGGAGGTGCCCTACTACCTCGCCAACAATTTCCGCCTGATCGAGGAGGCGACCAGGGTCAACGACTTTACGGTGGAGGTTTCCCTCAGCCAGCCGCAGCCTTCGCTGCCGGTGCTGATGGGATACAATGCGGCGGTGCTGCCCGAACATCTGCTGTCGGAACTGACGCCGGAGCAGTTGGTCAATCCGACCGAATTCCTGCAGAACCCGGTGGGGACGGGGCCGTTCAAGTTCGTCGAATATTCGCCGGGCGCATATGTGCAGCTCGCGCGCAACGAGGATTATTTCGACGGCGTACCTCATCTCGACGCGATGACGTTCCGCATTGTGCCTGACGCGAACGCGCAGCTTGCGCTGTTGCAGTCGGGTGAGGTCGACCTGGTGGTGATTGAGCCGTTCCAGCTCGAAGCGATCGAAAACAACCCCAACGTCCAGATCCAGAGCGTGCCGGTCAACCGCCACGAATTCGTGGCGATCAACAACGGGGTCGAAGCGCTCTCGGATGTCAACGTCCGCAAGGCGCTGACCATGGGGCTGGATCGCGAGACGCTGCTGCAGGCGGTGTTTGCCGGTCGCGGCACCGTTGCAACCGGGCCGTTCACGCCGGCAGTGGGCTGGGCCTATGACACGAGCATAGAACCCCTGCCCTATGATCCCGAAGCCGCCGCCGCGCTGCTCGACGAAGCCGGTTGGGTTTTGGGGGGCGACGGCATCCGGGCGAAGGACGGCGTGCCGCTGAGCTTTACGCTGCTCTACGATCCGTCAAACCCCACGCGGGCCCGCACGGCCCTGGTGGCACAACAGCAATGGGGCGCGCTGGGCATCCAGATCGGGTTCGAGACCTCGGAATACCGCGCGATCGTCGAGCGTATCCGGCAGTCGCCGCCGGACTACGAACTCAACCCCAACTACCTGATCGCTCCGCCCGATCCGGACGGCATCGCCAACTATTATCTTTCGGACTCGCTGGCCAACTCCTGGGCCTACAACAATCCGGAAGTCGATGCGCTGCTCAACGAAGGGGCGACGACGGGGGATCAGGCTGCTCGCGCCGAGATCTACAAGCAGGTGCAGGCGATCATGCATGAAGACCAGCCCAATGTCTTCACGGTCTATCCCGACGAAATCCAGGCCCTGAGCGCCGCAGTCGAGCGGTTCCCGGAGGCGGGGTATCGCGACGCCCTGGGGTGGGCGCACCTGATCTCGAAGAGCCAGTAA